Proteins co-encoded in one Kutzneria chonburiensis genomic window:
- a CDS encoding 3-oxoacyl-ACP synthase III family protein, with protein MTIVDMGIAGFGLAFGRDQSVADTAPHYVPDPERVLKWGCHTYHRADDDVHATDLAAAAAEEAMAQVSVTPDQVDLVVLAMSEMPEYAHYDSAAALARKLKIERTQTLLLNEGCGSGITGLYYVASSMVMQPEIQTALFVAVNRVGEFHRNRMNVNNSVHSDGAVATLVRRGHSSYRWLATEQFTDPEYCDLLRTDFGGTRFPTPPDGRFGVDTPSGYEKIHEHFDRDPRRLRKFLTQRNERILEMIDRGCERAGISRSDVDHVIYVNDSEQAIAAIADPLGIPPERTNAAMSPAHGHMGAADQLVSLALKARGDELKPGEIVALCGMSTGMHWCATLIQV; from the coding sequence ATGACCATTGTGGACATGGGGATCGCCGGTTTCGGCCTCGCGTTCGGGCGGGACCAGAGCGTGGCCGACACCGCGCCGCACTACGTGCCGGACCCGGAGCGGGTGCTGAAGTGGGGCTGTCACACCTATCACCGCGCCGACGACGACGTGCACGCCACCGATCTGGCCGCGGCCGCCGCCGAGGAGGCGATGGCCCAGGTTTCCGTTACGCCGGACCAGGTCGACCTGGTCGTGCTGGCCATGTCGGAGATGCCGGAGTACGCGCACTACGACAGCGCCGCCGCGCTGGCCCGCAAGCTGAAGATCGAACGCACGCAGACGTTGCTGCTCAACGAAGGCTGCGGTTCGGGGATCACCGGCCTGTACTACGTCGCCTCGTCCATGGTGATGCAGCCGGAGATCCAGACCGCGCTTTTTGTTGCCGTGAACCGGGTCGGGGAGTTCCACCGGAACCGGATGAACGTCAACAACTCCGTGCACAGCGACGGGGCGGTGGCGACTCTGGTGCGGCGTGGGCATTCCTCGTACCGGTGGCTGGCCACCGAACAGTTCACCGACCCGGAGTACTGCGACCTGCTGCGCACCGACTTCGGCGGGACGCGCTTCCCGACGCCGCCGGACGGGCGGTTCGGCGTCGACACGCCGTCCGGCTACGAGAAGATCCACGAGCACTTCGACCGGGACCCGCGTCGGCTGCGCAAGTTCCTGACCCAGCGCAACGAGCGGATCCTGGAGATGATCGACCGGGGCTGCGAGCGGGCCGGCATCAGCCGGTCCGACGTCGACCACGTCATCTACGTCAACGACAGCGAGCAGGCCATCGCCGCCATCGCCGACCCGCTGGGCATCCCGCCGGAGCGGACCAACGCAGCGATGTCCCCGGCGCACGGTCACATGGGAGCGGCCGACCAGCTGGTGTCGTTGGCGCTCAAGGCTCGTGGTGACGAGCTCAAGCCGGGGGAGATCGTCGCGCTGTGCGGCATGTCGACCGGAATGCACTGGTGCGCAACGCTCATCCAGGTCTAG
- a CDS encoding prolyl oligopeptidase family serine peptidase — protein sequence MTDARVDTVVDTVFGHRLADPYRWMEEGAELREWALAQGAKTAEHLAGLPLQQELRARMDEVTSDTVEVTGFAMAGDRVFFLRQTGAVPVLVVREGDEERVLLDPATIEGDEHTTLEFFAPSPDGRLVVCGLAQGGSEQCHVHVLDVATGELTPTEIRHSLHGHPEWLPDSSGFFCHRYSTPDPAVPPGRRRDDSATWFQPLGGEPTIALRRGHNPTLPMEPVDRPYMLLPKDSELVFALVSHSASSGSTTEELTAFSLYATERAGLADLTSCPWRKIIDRTDEASAYAIHGDTIYVVTHKDAPRSEVQAWSLTDGTRRTVVPGGDRSVIGVKVIGDHLVIRDIEAGTARMRRMSLNTNEIEDVPLPEGGMVAQWTAHPDGKSALIVFSSWTRSATAYRYDGELHDTGWIPKSTVDFSGIEITQLRAPARDGVLIPMTVLHRKGILLDGSNPTMMSGYGSYGILLRRAFNPRLLPWLERGGVYALAGIRGGGEYGEEWHQAGRLLNKENTITDFVDCAEHLINTGYTSSRRLAGHGGSAGGIPTGGALVRRPDLFAAMVSEVAVFNCTRKEFSANGPVNAPEFGSVSTEDGLRALLIIDSYLRVVDGTEYPAVLLTAGLNDPRVAAWQPAKMAARLQAATSSDRPVLLRVEEHGGHGLGSTRAQRNGVMADIFAFLATELEL from the coding sequence GTGACTGACGCTCGCGTGGACACGGTGGTCGACACCGTATTCGGACACCGGCTGGCCGACCCGTACCGGTGGATGGAAGAGGGGGCGGAGCTGCGCGAATGGGCGCTGGCCCAGGGGGCGAAGACCGCCGAGCACCTGGCCGGCCTGCCGCTCCAGCAGGAGCTGCGAGCCCGCATGGACGAGGTCACCAGCGACACGGTCGAGGTCACGGGCTTCGCGATGGCCGGCGACCGCGTGTTCTTCCTGCGCCAGACCGGCGCCGTGCCGGTGCTCGTGGTCCGTGAGGGCGACGAGGAGCGAGTGCTGCTCGACCCGGCCACGATCGAGGGCGACGAGCACACCACGCTCGAGTTCTTCGCCCCGAGCCCGGACGGCCGGCTGGTCGTCTGCGGCCTGGCCCAGGGCGGCTCGGAGCAGTGCCACGTGCACGTGCTGGATGTGGCCACCGGCGAGCTCACACCGACCGAGATCAGGCATTCGTTGCATGGCCACCCGGAGTGGCTGCCCGACAGCTCAGGCTTCTTCTGCCACCGCTACTCGACGCCGGACCCGGCAGTGCCGCCCGGTCGCCGCCGTGACGACAGCGCCACCTGGTTCCAGCCGCTCGGCGGCGAGCCGACGATCGCCCTGCGGCGCGGGCACAATCCGACGCTGCCGATGGAGCCGGTCGACCGCCCGTACATGCTGCTGCCCAAGGACTCCGAGCTGGTGTTCGCGCTGGTCTCGCACTCGGCGTCGAGCGGATCGACCACCGAGGAGCTGACCGCTTTCTCCTTGTACGCCACCGAGCGGGCCGGCCTGGCCGACCTCACGTCCTGCCCGTGGCGCAAGATCATCGACCGGACCGATGAGGCCAGCGCGTACGCGATCCACGGCGACACGATCTACGTTGTCACCCACAAGGATGCCCCGCGCAGCGAGGTGCAGGCGTGGTCGCTGACCGACGGCACGCGCCGGACCGTGGTGCCCGGCGGCGACCGGTCCGTGATCGGTGTCAAGGTCATCGGCGACCATCTGGTGATCCGCGACATTGAAGCCGGAACCGCCCGCATGCGGCGAATGTCGTTGAACACCAACGAGATCGAGGACGTTCCGCTGCCGGAAGGCGGCATGGTCGCCCAGTGGACGGCCCACCCCGACGGCAAGTCGGCACTGATCGTCTTCAGCTCCTGGACCCGGTCGGCCACCGCCTACCGCTACGACGGCGAGCTGCACGACACCGGCTGGATCCCGAAGTCCACAGTGGACTTCTCCGGCATCGAGATCACCCAGCTGCGCGCACCGGCCCGTGACGGCGTGCTGATCCCGATGACTGTGTTGCACCGCAAGGGAATCTTGCTCGACGGCAGCAACCCGACCATGATGAGCGGCTACGGCTCGTACGGCATCCTGCTGCGCCGTGCGTTCAATCCCCGGCTGCTGCCGTGGCTGGAGCGCGGCGGCGTGTACGCGCTGGCCGGCATTCGCGGCGGCGGTGAGTACGGCGAGGAGTGGCACCAGGCCGGCCGTCTGCTCAACAAGGAAAACACCATCACCGACTTCGTCGACTGCGCCGAGCACCTGATCAACACCGGCTACACCAGCTCGCGGCGGCTGGCCGGCCACGGTGGCAGCGCCGGCGGCATTCCGACCGGCGGCGCGCTGGTGCGTCGGCCGGACCTGTTCGCGGCCATGGTGTCCGAGGTGGCCGTGTTCAACTGCACCCGCAAGGAGTTCAGTGCGAACGGGCCGGTCAACGCGCCGGAGTTCGGCTCGGTGAGTACCGAGGACGGCCTGCGGGCGCTGCTGATCATCGACAGCTACCTGCGCGTCGTGGACGGCACCGAGTACCCGGCCGTGCTGCTCACCGCCGGTCTGAACGATCCTCGGGTGGCGGCGTGGCAGCCGGCCAAGATGGCGGCTCGGCTCCAGGCGGCGACCTCCTCGGACCGGCCGGTGCTGCTGCGGGTCGAGGAGCACGGCGGGCACGGTCTCGGGTCGACCCGGGCCCAGCGCAATGGCGTCATGGCCGACATCTTCGCGTTCCTCGCGACCGAACTCGAGCTTTAG
- a CDS encoding Uma2 family endonuclease, with amino-acid sequence MFDDCPRTRLGQAHLRATNRLVHRLNQELPIRLEAFAAPDVVVGPAVTHVPDVVVTASEWRDERRLAVDEVLLAVEIISPGSWREDLIVKPVEYAEAGIPHLWIISLADGPVTLASYQLVEGDRHYRQQRPLTGVVDIDLPWLLSLDLDALTAPR; translated from the coding sequence GTGTTCGACGACTGCCCGCGGACGCGGCTTGGTCAGGCCCACCTGCGAGCGACCAACCGCCTCGTTCACCGGCTCAACCAGGAACTTCCCATCCGCCTCGAAGCCTTTGCCGCGCCCGATGTCGTTGTCGGGCCGGCCGTGACCCACGTCCCGGACGTCGTCGTGACGGCCAGCGAGTGGCGGGACGAGCGGCGGCTGGCCGTCGACGAGGTGCTGCTGGCCGTGGAGATCATCTCGCCGGGTAGCTGGCGGGAGGATCTGATCGTGAAGCCGGTGGAGTACGCCGAGGCCGGCATCCCGCACCTGTGGATCATCAGCCTGGCCGACGGCCCGGTGACCCTCGCGTCCTACCAGCTGGTGGAAGGCGATCGGCACTACCGGCAGCAGCGGCCGTTGACCGGCGTCGTCGACATCGATCTCCCCTGGCTGCTGAGCCTCGACCTCGACGCCCTGACCGCGCCGCGTTAG
- a CDS encoding amidohydrolase family protein codes for MRIDVHAHLWSESYLDLMTELGVPTQAQRGTGAGSTEAELADRFAQLDAAGVDRQVLSVPPVSPHVADEAGAVRAAQLVNDEYAGIVAKYPERFRSFAALPLPHVDASLKELTRSLDDLGMVGAAVTTSILGRGLGDPLFEPLYEELNRRGSVLYVHPAGEGAGAELIAGHNLTWSIGAPIEDTVAVMHLILAGIPSRYPNMKIIASHLGGALPMVLTRTDHQVPWEAPGTPELPSLAARRMWFDTVGHNHAPALRAAVDTFGADRLVLGTDFPYQAHAEYQAAIDYITRELDAGEAAEILDTNAQALFGF; via the coding sequence ATGCGCATCGACGTGCACGCCCACCTGTGGAGCGAGAGCTACCTGGACCTGATGACCGAGCTCGGCGTGCCCACGCAGGCCCAGCGCGGCACCGGGGCCGGGTCGACCGAGGCCGAGCTGGCCGACCGGTTCGCCCAGCTCGACGCCGCCGGTGTGGACCGTCAAGTGCTGTCCGTGCCACCCGTTTCGCCGCACGTGGCCGACGAGGCCGGCGCCGTGCGGGCCGCCCAGCTGGTCAACGACGAGTACGCCGGCATCGTGGCCAAGTACCCCGAGCGGTTCCGCTCCTTCGCCGCCCTGCCGTTGCCGCACGTCGACGCCTCGCTCAAGGAGCTCACCCGTTCCCTCGACGACCTCGGCATGGTCGGCGCCGCCGTCACCACGTCCATCCTCGGTCGCGGCCTCGGCGACCCCCTGTTCGAGCCTTTGTACGAGGAGCTCAACCGCCGCGGCAGCGTGCTCTACGTGCACCCCGCCGGCGAGGGCGCCGGGGCCGAGCTCATCGCCGGGCACAACCTCACGTGGTCCATCGGCGCCCCCATCGAGGACACCGTGGCCGTCATGCACCTCATCCTGGCCGGCATCCCCAGCCGCTACCCCAACATGAAGATCATCGCTTCCCACCTCGGCGGCGCACTGCCCATGGTGCTCACCCGCACCGACCACCAGGTCCCTTGGGAGGCGCCCGGCACCCCCGAGCTCCCCAGCCTCGCCGCCCGGCGGATGTGGTTCGACACCGTCGGCCACAACCACGCCCCCGCCCTGCGCGCCGCCGTCGACACCTTCGGCGCCGACCGCCTCGTGCTCGGCACCGACTTCCCGTACCAGGCCCACGCCGAGTACCAGGCCGCCATCGACTACATCACCCGCGAGCTCGACGCCGGCGAGGCCGCCGAGATCCTCGACACCAACGCCCAGGCCCTGTTCGGCTTCTAA
- a CDS encoding AfsR/SARP family transcriptional regulator, translated as MGVQLLGPLELVVDRRPVDIGSPRQRVVLAMLALNANRVTTVDQLIDAVWDDAPPASARSQIQICVSALRKLMSPEFTITTRPPGYLLEIDRAELDSERFTRKVAAAKQLAEDGELTEAADALRAALALWRGPALAGVDSDVVQRDAARLQERKLLAEEERLRIELALGRHEQITGELKALIDDQPFRERPYAFLMLALYRAGRQTEALEVGRRVRATLIEEVGIEPGQELQDLERAILNRDPVLLLPTPAVVASPKATVTPRRTADPAIPRLLPAGIADFTSREDTVAEIKQVLADGDDVALRIVAISGMGGVGKSSLAIRAAHELSDTFVDGHLYADLRPTGADEDTAALLARFLRALGVAGSAIPDGLAERVEMYRSKVFGKRLLVVLDDVTSEPQIRPLLPGSPTCAVIVTSRTRLSELSGAHRVDLDLFDEEQSLRMLSRIVGSERIDAEPEHARELVNFCGRLPLALRIAGARLASRPHWRVVSLTRRLRSEAHRLDELTHRGLVLRTNIGLTYRSLSRSAQQLFRRFALVQAPDFPGWAAAALLDTDLFEAEDILETLVDAQMLDTVLYPGEQLPRYRFHDLIRVYAAEQLLAVESAQEREDALGRLLGAWLALAEQAHRMEYGGDFTVLHGDAPRWTPPGEAEIIDNVVTWWETERRSLVAAIKQAAAAGLDEVSWDLAHTAVTLFETKGYFDDWRETTQLALELVERKGNDRGRAAMLYSLGTLHMSQQRLDEADACFTTALGLFDAVGDVHGRAMALRNMAYVDRMSGRLDRIRAKYTESLELMRSVGDRVGEAHVLCNLARIHVDDGDLDGARERLELALRISQQVRCLRMEAQVLKQFSTLYGHTEDFELARQMLHRVLRIVRDVGDWIGEAHALYSLGLVRHGEGRLDLAETTLQHALTASRRAAQEKLETEVVHALERLAAAMSDRPEAITAAQGT; from the coding sequence ATGGGCGTGCAGCTGCTCGGCCCGCTCGAGTTGGTGGTCGACCGTCGACCGGTGGACATCGGAAGTCCGCGCCAGCGCGTCGTGCTGGCCATGCTCGCGCTGAACGCCAATCGGGTGACGACCGTCGACCAGCTCATCGACGCGGTCTGGGACGACGCGCCGCCGGCCTCGGCGCGCAGCCAGATCCAGATCTGTGTTTCGGCGCTGCGCAAGCTGATGAGCCCGGAGTTCACCATCACCACCCGGCCGCCGGGCTACCTGCTGGAGATCGACCGGGCCGAGCTGGACAGCGAGCGGTTCACCCGGAAAGTGGCCGCGGCCAAGCAATTGGCCGAGGACGGAGAGCTGACCGAGGCGGCCGACGCCCTGCGAGCGGCGCTGGCGCTGTGGCGCGGCCCGGCGCTGGCCGGCGTGGACAGCGACGTCGTGCAGCGCGACGCGGCCCGCCTCCAGGAGCGGAAACTCCTGGCCGAGGAGGAAAGGCTCCGCATCGAGCTGGCGCTGGGCCGGCACGAGCAGATCACCGGCGAGCTCAAGGCCCTGATCGACGACCAGCCGTTCCGTGAGCGCCCGTACGCCTTCCTCATGCTGGCCCTGTACCGCGCCGGTCGGCAGACCGAGGCACTCGAGGTCGGCCGGCGGGTCCGGGCCACGCTGATCGAGGAGGTCGGCATCGAGCCCGGCCAGGAGCTTCAGGACCTGGAGCGAGCCATCCTCAACCGCGACCCGGTGCTGCTGCTACCAACTCCCGCCGTGGTGGCGTCGCCGAAGGCGACGGTGACCCCGCGCCGCACCGCCGACCCGGCCATCCCGCGCCTGCTGCCGGCCGGCATCGCCGACTTCACCAGCCGCGAGGACACGGTCGCCGAGATCAAGCAGGTGCTGGCCGACGGCGACGACGTGGCGCTGCGCATCGTGGCCATCTCCGGCATGGGCGGCGTCGGCAAGTCCAGCCTGGCGATCCGGGCCGCGCACGAGCTCAGCGACACCTTTGTCGACGGTCATCTGTATGCCGACCTGCGGCCGACCGGGGCCGACGAGGACACCGCCGCGCTGCTGGCCCGGTTCCTGCGGGCGCTGGGCGTGGCCGGCTCGGCCATCCCGGACGGGCTGGCCGAGCGGGTGGAGATGTACCGCAGCAAGGTGTTCGGCAAGCGGCTGCTGGTCGTGCTGGACGACGTGACCAGCGAGCCGCAGATCCGGCCGCTGCTGCCGGGCAGCCCGACCTGCGCGGTGATCGTCACCAGCCGCACCCGGCTGTCTGAACTGTCCGGTGCACATCGCGTCGACCTCGACCTGTTCGACGAGGAGCAGTCGCTGCGCATGCTGTCCCGCATCGTCGGGTCCGAGCGCATCGACGCCGAGCCGGAGCACGCCCGCGAGCTGGTCAACTTCTGCGGCCGGCTACCGCTGGCGCTGCGTATTGCCGGCGCGCGGCTGGCGTCCCGCCCGCACTGGCGGGTGGTCAGCCTGACCCGGCGGCTGCGCAGCGAGGCACACCGGCTGGACGAGTTGACGCATCGCGGCCTGGTGCTGCGCACCAACATCGGGCTCACGTACCGCAGCCTGTCCCGTAGCGCCCAGCAGCTGTTCCGGCGGTTCGCGCTGGTCCAGGCGCCGGACTTCCCGGGCTGGGCGGCGGCCGCGCTGCTGGACACCGACCTGTTCGAGGCCGAGGACATCCTGGAGACGCTGGTCGACGCCCAGATGCTCGACACCGTGCTGTACCCGGGCGAACAGTTGCCGCGCTACCGGTTCCACGACCTGATCCGGGTGTACGCCGCGGAACAGCTGTTGGCGGTGGAGAGCGCCCAGGAGCGGGAAGACGCGCTCGGGCGGCTGCTCGGCGCCTGGCTGGCGCTGGCCGAGCAGGCGCACCGCATGGAGTACGGCGGCGATTTCACCGTGCTGCACGGCGATGCGCCGCGTTGGACGCCGCCGGGCGAGGCCGAGATCATCGACAACGTCGTGACGTGGTGGGAAACCGAGCGCCGGTCGCTGGTCGCGGCGATCAAGCAGGCCGCGGCGGCCGGGCTGGACGAAGTCAGCTGGGACCTCGCGCACACCGCCGTCACCCTGTTCGAGACCAAGGGCTACTTCGACGACTGGCGCGAGACCACCCAGCTGGCGCTGGAACTGGTGGAGCGCAAGGGAAACGATCGCGGCCGCGCGGCGATGCTGTACTCGCTGGGCACGTTGCACATGTCGCAGCAACGATTGGACGAGGCCGACGCGTGCTTCACCACGGCGCTCGGCCTCTTCGACGCCGTCGGCGACGTGCACGGGCGGGCCATGGCCCTGCGCAACATGGCCTACGTCGACCGCATGTCCGGGCGGCTCGACCGGATCCGGGCCAAGTACACCGAGTCTCTTGAACTGATGCGTTCAGTTGGCGACCGGGTCGGCGAGGCCCACGTGCTGTGCAACCTGGCCCGGATCCACGTGGACGACGGTGACCTGGACGGTGCCCGTGAGCGGCTGGAGCTGGCGTTGCGGATCAGCCAGCAGGTGCGCTGCCTGCGCATGGAGGCGCAGGTCCTCAAGCAGTTCTCGACGCTGTACGGGCACACCGAGGACTTCGAGCTGGCCCGGCAGATGCTGCACCGGGTGCTGCGCATCGTGCGGGACGTGGGCGACTGGATCGGCGAGGCGCACGCCCTGTACAGCCTTGGCCTCGTCCGGCACGGAGAGGGGCGGCTCGACCTGGCCGAAACCACGCTCCAGCATGCCTTGACCGCGTCTCGACGTGCGGCGCAGGAAAAGCTGGAGACTGAGGTGGTGCACGCACTGGAGCGGCTCGCAGCGGCCATGAGCGATCGTCCCGAGGCGATAACCGCAGCTCAGGGCACGTGA